The Lolium perenne isolate Kyuss_39 chromosome 6, Kyuss_2.0, whole genome shotgun sequence genome segment ATACATGTAACAAATTGTGTGGTGCAACTACAAGACATTTTTTGCGcacctatttttgtggcgcatgcgCCACTAAATATGGTTTCTATGGcgcatgggctggtgcgccacaaaattaacatTTTAGTGGCGTGAATTCTGTGGTGCACTGCCCATGCGCTACATCATACATGTTTGGTGGGCTACTGAAGAGCCTTTCCCTACTTGTGCGTGCCTGTAATGTTGGCCTCTACAGGCTGCTGAATATTGCTTTTGGACCTAGCTAGTCTGCCTCCAGGTTTAAGTAGGCGTCTTACCACTCTAACGTTAGGATTAAATATTAAGTACTATGTTCCATGTGTATATATCTGTGTAGTGTGCTTATGATCGTTTTTGTGCTGTTGTGTGCCATTGTGTGATGTTACGGCTACCATATTTGAATGTGGAGAGAAGAAGCGAAAGTTGTATGTCTAAAATAGCAACCAAACGCATGTGCTTTGGCTGATTacagatgtcacactttttcCAAGCATCCAAATAAACTAGCACTTGGTTACTGAGTGATGCAACCGAAGCCACCAAACGATTGGCCGTTCTAGGCCGGTGGAGCGGCGAGAGCAGGGTGGCTTGGCAGAGATGTTTCCATCATGCTTCATCCTCGCTGCCAACTCAGGCGGGGGCCATCTAATAAATCCTCTTTGTCTACATCGCCAGGTGCTACATCAAGACGCCCGTGACGCGTGTTGCTATTTTTCCACCGGGGCCATCGATCTACATTGCCGCTGGTGCGCTTGCCCGGTGAACCTTTTTCTAGCCCCAGATTTGCTCCGACATCTACCATATGGAGGCTCTCTAGAAGGTAAATCCTCTTCCAGATAGCCTTCAGATGGTAGATTTTGTAGTGCATGTAGTACGTTTTTACCCATGGTATGTAGTTAGTAGCCCAGTCAGATGCGAAGGCTTTGCATGATAGTGTTCATTTTGTATGCCTATGTACTTGTTCTCAAGCCAGAACAGGTTATTTGGAAGGTACATCCCATGATCTGATTGTTTTGTAGTGGATGTAGTGGATTTTCTATAAAATGTAGCTAGGCAGCCTAGATAGGTGTGAAGGTGGGGGTGGGGGATGTGCCTCTGCGCTTGTTCCAGAGCCAGATCTGCTTTGTCTGCAGGTTATGTGGAAGGTACATCCCATGTCATGGTTGTTTGTGCAATGGATATAGTGGATTTTCCATAAAATGTAGCCAGGTAGCCCAGATAGGTGTGAAGGAGTGTTCAATGTATGTGGGATGTAGCACATTTTTTACCCACAACATTTTTCTCGGATGTGTGAACCACACAGGGTGGGATGGATGTAGCAAGTGTAGTTTTGAGTAGCCAAAATGATGACATACCACTAGTCAAAAAGACCACATGACTCTATCCAATGTCATgcatctaccacattgttggcaCATTTGTAGTTCTGTTTTTTTGGATGATGTCATAGTTTTGGGAGTCCTGGCAGTTACATATAAGGTAGAAGGTTTTGTGAATATGCCAACAATGAGGACAACCTAGGTCTGGTTAGTTGCAAGAAGTTCTGCATGGTAATGTCCAAAGTTATGTTTTATGAAATGTAGTGATTTTTTCCTTTGTGTTTGTGGATAGTGCATCTGTTGAGAGCATTTGTTTTTTCTGTCAAATGTAGCCCAACTTTGCACATGTAGTGAATTCAGAAGGTTTTCCTCCTTTTTTTTTGTCTCGTTGAGAGCATTTGTTTATCATGTGACAATAGTGATaatttgtttgttcaaggtagtatatttgatattcaaacatcatgttaaAGTATTTAATGATATGCTATGTTAATTTTTAATAGAAGATTGATTGACGTTtttcctttcttgtggagtataagagagatgtgttgcatcatctttaTGTTAGGACATGATGCCCatataaatgtttatcaaacacaCATTGAAGTTTCACCTAtattatctcattgatgaattgttagatttcactacaacttaaaaagagagtagacaagtgaacccatgaacccgacCCAATTtcaatcataagaaacacctttccatTACATTGATCATAATTTCTACTTGCAACACTATTTTAatccaaaaatacaaaaataattTCTTTACTTAAACACGCACAGAACCCAAAAACAACTATCTCTTTACCGCTTTTATCTAGTTTACATAGtttatttactttactttatttttattaCTTCCTTTCATCTATAATCACGAATACAAAACCTTGTATGCTTGATAACCACACAGTGGAGTTGGGGATACaaggattttttttttgctttgcatGTTGCTAGAAGAAGAGGAAAATGAGATACCTCTAAGCCAATTCCCCGAGAgtttgatataaaccctcgagtcatccTTGTGGGAAAAAACTTCTCTAACTACGATACCATGCTCTTGGAGTCCTAAGGTGGTGACATCTGCGAGCGTCGTCATCAGCAACTTCGAGCATGCCATCCAAATCTCGCGCGAGCGGACGGACACGGAGGAGACATGTCGCCTCCTCATGGCGGCCGAGCTACAAAGGCTGCTTGAGCTCAACACTCAGCTCCAGGCCGAAGCGGCCGCCCGCGAGCAAGCATGGCTCGCCCAGAATGAGGGATCCCGCCTGGGGTGGGCGCGCAACGTCGCTGAGAAACTCCGGTGATGCATGCAGCGATGCTGCACCACCATATGCACGAAGCAAGGGCGGAGATGCGAGcgcgggaggtggcggtgaaGTGGAAGAACGGTGACGAAGCAGACCTATTGCGCGCCCCAACCGACAACCAATAGACTAGGGTTTATGTGATTTAGGTTAGATTTCATTAAACTTTTATAAATAAACCTAACTTTGAAGGAAATTTTGAAGTTCATTTACTTTCATTTGTTAATTTTTTTTGGGATTCTTGTCATGGCCATTGGTGTATGCACCCTCTCTCCAAATTGGGGAGCAGGTGTCTGCACCCAAATAAGGCACCGCATTTCAGACACGGCTTGTGTCTGTTTGAATCGGACCGTGCACATAAAATTAGCCCCTTTTTCAACTTGTTTGTATGCATCCCCCCGCCCTAGCGGCAGTGCTCTTTTTTGCCCGCAAACATTTGAGCCGTATGGACCATGTATTAATTTAGAGAGGAGGTAGGAGTAGAATCATTTTATGTGAGCAGCACATGGGACATACATTAATTTAAAtttatggaggagagagaggtcaAGCAGGCCACAAGAACCGACAATGTCCGTATAAACGCAAAAAAAGAACGTACCGAGTGCTCAAAGCTCCCACAAATTGTGGGGTTTGAGGAAGAGTATTTCTAAGCAGTAATTTCTTTGACGGAAAGCTCACCTAAATTTGATCAAGAAATGCGTTCGTGTGGAACAGACCAGCCACTGTGCATCCGGTCGATGGGTTGAGGACATACCTTTTTTCCACGCAGACCAAAATAAATATAAAATGTTCGTTTACGTTGTGCTGGTGGAGATGTTCTTACTTCTTAGGAGTGACGAAGAGGGGTCAGACCAATGCTGCCTGTCTCCCTCTTGCTCTATCCCTCTCCCCGACCTGGTGCTGATTGCTGAACCCAGAACGAAGGACACGACATGAATCGACCAGCAGAAAGAAACGCGGCATCGGAAATTCCCCAAGGACCCCATCCTCCATGATTAACTGGAGCATAATATGATGCTGTCCTGCTGCAACTCGATGGACATGAGGTAGCGAAGGGGGAAATTAATCTGTATAATAGCTCTGTACGTAGCGTCAGCCTATATCTAACTTGACGCCTGCCTGCCGAGCCTGATCTCGTTTCATGGCCTGTTTGACAGTCATTCCGAGCTCGACCTTGTTTTGTTTGGTCTTGAACTTTGCAAAAGAGAGGGGAATTAAGCAATTCAAATCTGCCTGTCGTTAAGCCTGGCTATGACGACTGTGAATCCAAGTGTTTATATATACATCGGTATGTCTGTCAATCAATCAGTATACATGTATGTGCAAAAATCGGAAGgaaaagaaggccaaaaccatCGTCCCAGACTAATCGCGTACCCTCTCTCTCTCCATGGTACACGCATGTATCCGACTATCCGTATCGGCAGATGAGCGTAGTCCAGCGCACGCCCTCCGGTGCTCATCGTCGTCGTGCTCACAGCCGATCATCGATCACGACGTGACCTTAGCGCGGGTGCACGGGGCCAAGTGCACGCGGTGCGACGACGAGGACGAGTGCGTGTCCCGCTCGACGAGCGCGCGCAGGCGGAGGAACTCGTCGACGGAGCAAGGGAGGCGCAGGGGACCGGACGAGTGGTAGCCGTAGGTGTCCCGTGCCGCCTCCAGCAGCCGGCGGAAGAGCGGGTGGTAGAGGTAGGCGATGGGGATGACGAACCGCCGCTGGTCCTCGTCGACCATCACCGCCAGCCAccccttcttcaccttccccttcttcTCCTCGCCCTGCATCGCCGGCGGTCCAGCTGCAGCCGAGCTCTCGCCGTGCTTGCTGCTTGATGCTGCTCTCGCCCCGGTGCCGCAGAGTTGGGCTAGCTAGAGCCAAGAGAGGGGTGTGTGGTGCGATATGTTTCGTGGCAGCTGCGGTGGTTCTTATAGGACTTGTGTCTCGGCGTGCGTGCGTGAGAGCCTGAGAAGTTTGGAGCCGCCAGTGCGCCGCGCACTCGTGTGCAAACGTACGTCCTATGGTACGGAACCCGGCATCGCCCTGTCCTTCAATTCGGCCTTCCCTGTTGGGTTGGGTTGAGACTTGTGTGGGGCAGATGATGGAAGATTTGTGCGTCGCTGACACGTCGGTCAGCCGGAATAAACATGCTAAGAGCTTCTTAATTTGATTTGTCTAGCGGGCGGCCGCGTGCTCGTTTGCAGTGTTTAACATACTCTCTATTCCAACACTTTTTTGGACCAATTTATCCTCCCACCAAATCCTAAATTACAAAACATGCCACCCTTTTTCTTTTCGTGTCATCCTCGGTTGATTTATTCCTACGGTGGAGTTTCTAATCCGTACGCTGGAGAGTTCATGCACGTTGAAAAGTAGAAGTAGATCGGAACTCGGTCAAAGAAAATAGACTACTGATTTATCTGGTTTAGACTTTCCTACAACGTCTATCCTCGCTCTCGACCCCGGTTTCCTATATATACAGGTGAGATCGGAGGAGGCAAGATCAAAAAATATTGGCGACCTAAGAATCTGAGATCGAGCCGACGAGATCAAAAATACAGTATCAGTGACACCCGCACGATTATTCCAGCGACCGCCTATTGTCGTCTGATCGCACTTCTCCGTGCATATCATGTGGTTGACGCCGACGCAAGCTTGACATCACTCCGTTCTTTTCCGCGCCGCCAAAGCTAGCGTTAGCTGGCAGCTGTGATGACTATATGGCTGCGGCCGACGACGACCCGACGCAGCAGGTAAGAGGGACCACATGAGGTGTTCGTGCTGGGGTCGCTGGTGATGTCCTGAACTCCTAATTTGTTATCAACCCAGAAGGGCTGATGGTGCTCTTCAACGGCAGCGTGGAAATTCCCTTACCCAGCAGCAGCTTGTGCAGATGATGGCGCCCAGGCTCGCCACTCTCGGTCATGGCGCGCGTTCATGCTACTCCTACTCAGCTCTGCTGGTGCCGGCGTGATAGTAGACAAGGTCGTGCGACGGGCGGCAAGAGGATCCCATTGCTTGGCATGAGATAAGATCCCAGCGCCATCTCCCTTCG includes the following:
- the LOC127305961 gene encoding auxin-responsive protein SAUR32-like — its product is MQGEEKKGKVKKGWLAVMVDEDQRRFVIPIAYLYHPLFRRLLEAARDTYGYHSSGPLRLPCSVDEFLRLRALVERDTHSSSSSHRVHLAPCTRAKVTS